DNA from Methylobacterium currus:
TGCCGCTGCCCGATTCGGCCCTCGACCGGGTGCTGCTGATTCACGCCATCGAGGCGGTGGAGAGCCCGGCCGAGCTGATGCAGGAGGTCTGGCGCGTTCTGACGCCGGGCGGACGGCTGATCGTCGCGGTGCCCAACCGCCGCGGCCTGTGGGCGCGGCGCGACGCCACGCCCTTTGGCCACGGCCAGCCATACAGCCGCTCGCAGCTCGGCCGCCTGATGCGCGACACCCTGTTCTCCCCCGAGGACTGGGCCGAGACCCTCTACGTGCCGCCCGTGGAGGGCTGGCTCACCGTGCGCACCGCGAGCGCCTGGGAGCGGGTCGGCACCGGCCTGTCCCTGCCCTTCGCCGGCCTGCACGTGGTCGAGGCGACCAAGCAGCTGCACCGCCCGGTGGCGGTCCGGGCCCGCAAGGCGGCGCGCCTCGGCGCCCGGGTGCTGGCGCCGGTGCCCGTGCCGGTCCCCACCCCCGTGCCGGGAGGCGCGTGATGCTCTTTCCCGGCGCGGAAGCGGCGCTGCAGAGCTTCCTCCTCGCCTTCTCGGCCCTGTTCTCGATCGTCAACCCGCCCGGCGCGGCGCTGATCTTCGCGCAGGTCACCGCCGGGCGGCAGCACGCCGAGCGCACCTGGCTCGCCCGCCGCATCGGCGCCTACGCGGCCGCCGTGATGCTGGTCTCGCTCTGGGCCGGGGCCTCGGTGCTCAGCTTCTTCGGCATCTCGCTCTCGGCTTTGCGCATCGCCGGCGGCCTCGTCGTGGCGGCGCAGGCCTGGACCCTGCTCTCCGCGCCCGAGCAGCGCGAGGCCCGCAAGACCGCGCAGGCCGAGCCGGTTCAGGCGAGCGAGGACGACCCTGAGCCCGCCGTCCTCGCCGAGGTGGCGTTCTTCCCCCTGACCCTGCCCTTCACCACCGGGCCCGGCACGATCGCGGTGGCGATCGCGCTCGGCGCCGGCCGGCCGGAGGGCGGGGTGGACCGGATCGGGTATCTGGCCGGCGCCTCGGCCGCCTCCCTGGTCATCGCCCTGATGGTGCTTCTCGCTTACGCCTCGGCCGACCGGCTGGTGGAGCGGCTCGGCCACGCGAGGGCCCGGGTGCTCGGGCGGCTCGCCGCCTTCCTGCTCCTCTGCGTCGGCACCCAGATCACGCTCACGGGCGTCACCGACGTGCTGGGTCCGCTCATCGCGAACGCCAGGCCAGGGTTCGTCCGGTGAGCGCCATCTGCGCGTCCACCGCCCGCAGGATCCGGGCCTTGGCCGAGTAGTGGATCATGTGGCCCTGCCCGGGCAGCAGGGTCAGGGTGCTGCCCGCCACCTCCGCGTGCAGGCGGCAGGATTGCTCGGCCGGGTCCACGACGGCGTCGGCATCGCCCGACAGGATCGCCACCGGCAGCCGCAAGCCCGCGTAGCGCGGCTGCATGAGGGCGACGGCGGTGTTCATGCTGGCGGTGTCCTCGGCGCTCGCCCGCCCTTGCGTGGCCGAGAGCGAGAGCGCGACGGGGAAGCGCGCGGTGAACCGCGCCGGCACGGCCTGCGGCTTGAACACGTGCTGGAAGACCCTCGGCGCCAGCATCTTCCCGACCGCCCCCGGCATCATGGCGCGGGCCGCGTCGCCGACGCCGGGCACGGCGAGCGGCGCGATCAGCGCCACGTCGGTCCGCCGGCCCGGATAGTAGTAGCCGGAGAGCAGCACCAGGCCGCGCAGGTCGACGCCTTCGTGGATTGCCAGCGCCAGCGAGACGATGGTCCCCCAGGAATGGCCGACGACCACCGGCCGCTCGACGTTCAGCGCGGCCAGCACGTGCCCGATCAGCCGCGCCTGCGCGGCGGCGGACCAGACCCAGTGCCGCGGCCGCTCGGTATGGCCGAAGCCGGGCCGGTCGATCGCGATGACCCGATAGCTCTTGGCCAGCTGCTCCACGAGGCCGCAGATGACGAAATCCTCCGCCATCGTGCCGTTGCCGTGGATCAGCACCACCGGCCGGCCCTTGCCGCGGACGATGGCGTGCACCCGCACCCCGTCGACCTCGATGAAGCGGCCCGGCGGTGTGTGCGCCGGCTCGTTCGTCTTCAGCGCCTCGGCGCCGCGCTGCATCAGCGCCCCGGTCCGGCGCGCCGCGGCGGCGTTCGCCTTGGCGGTGGCGCGCAGGATCCGCACGGCGCCGCTGGCGGCGCGGCGGGTGGTGCGCCCTGGAACGAACCGAAAGGCCATGGGATCTCCGGCGCGATGCTGCACTGCGGGATAAGATGGGGCCTTCCCGGTCCCGCGCATATCCCCCCACCCTGCCCATATGTCCCTCAGCCTTGGCAGCATCGCCGGGCCCCTGTACGAGGCCCGGACGGGCGGGCCGGGACCGCTGCCTCACGCACGCCGAACGGGCGCGCGAGGCAGGCCGGACCGGGCGTCGGCGCCGATGCGCCGGGACGCTTTCGCCGCCAGGCGAAGGCAGCAGGCATAAAGGAGCGTGACCCATGCGTCTCGTCGTCGTCGGCGCCTCCGGGCGCATGGGGCGGATGCTGATCCAGGCCGTGGCCGGCACCGAGGGCTGCACCCTCTCGGGCGCGATCGAGCGCGAGGGCTCGCCCGCCCTCGGCCAGGATGCCGGCCTGCTCGCCGGGCTGTCGCCGCTGGGCGTCCCGGTCACCGATGATCCGCTGCCGGCCTTCGCCGAGGCCGACGGCGTCCTCGACTTCACGGCCCCGGCCGCCACGGTGTTCTACGCCGAGCTCGCGGCCCAGGCCCGCATCGTCCACGTGGTCGGCACCACCGGCCTGTCGCCGGACGATTTTTCGAAGCTGAAGGCGGCGGCCTTCCACGCCCGCATCGTGCAGTCGGGCAACATGTCGCTCGGCGTGAACCTGCTGGCGGGCCTGGTGCGCAAGGTCGCGGCGACTCTGGGCGACGAGTACGACATCGAGATCCTGGAGATGCACCACCGCCACAAGGTCGACGCGCCCTCCGGCACCGCCCTGCTTCTGGGCGAGGCCGCGGCGCAGGGGCGGGGCGTCGCCCTTGCTGAGCGCAAGGTCGCGGTGCGCGACGGCCATACCGGCCCGCGCGAGCCCGGCACGATCGGCTTTGCGACCCTGCGGGGCGGCAGCGTCGTCGGCGAGCACAGCGTGATCTTCGCGGGCGCCGGCGAGCGCATCGAACTCACCCACCTGGCGAGCGACCGCGGCCTCTTCGCCGCCGGCGCCGTCAAGGCCGCCCTCTGGGCGCAATCGCGCGAGCCCGGCTTCTACGGCATGGACGACGTGCTGGGCCTTTGAACCCTGTTTCCCCCTGACAACGGAGCGACACGCATCATGGAGCGTCTTCTCGTCCTCGCGCGCCACGGCCAGAGCGAGTGGAACCTGAAGAACCTGTTCACCGGCTGGAAGGACCCCGGGCTCACCGCGCTCGGCGTCGAGGAGGCGCGGGCCGCCGGGCGGCGGCTGAAGGCGAAAGGCGTACAGTTCGACGTCGCCTTCACCTCGGACCTCACCCGGGCCCAGCGCACCTGCGCGCTGATCCTGGAGGAGCTCGGCCAGTCCGGCCTGCCGACCTTCGCCGACGCCGCGCTCAACGAGCGCGATTACGGCGACCTCTCGGGCCTCAACAAGGACGATGCCCGCGCCAAGTGGGGCGAGGAGCAGGTCCATGTCTGGCGCCGCTCCTACGACGTGCCCCCGCCCGGCGGCGAGAGCCTGAAGGACACGGTCGCCCGCGTGCTGCCCTACACGATGCGGGAGATCCTGCCCCGCGTGATGCGCGGCGAGCGCGTGCTGGTCGCGGCCCACGGCAACTCGCTCCGCGCCCTCGTGATGGTGCTGGACGGGCTCACCACCGAGACGATCCCCGGCCTCGAACTCCACACCGGCGTGCCGCTGGTCTACCGCCTGAAGGACGACACCACGGTCGCCTCGAAGGAAGTCCTCGACCACGACTGACCGCGCGAGCGTAGCGGCCGCCCTCGCCCCACGGCGTAAGGGCGGCTGCCCGTCGAAACCGGCGCGGGGCCATTGCCGCGCCGCCCATCCGTCCCACCTGTCGTCTCATGGCGCGCGTCCTGGCGCGCTTCTCCGGCGCGCCCCTCGCACGCCCCCGGCAAGGGAGAGACAGATGGTCGACACCGATCGCATCACCGGCGCGGCCCGCGAACTCGGCGGCAAGGCGCAATCGACCCTCGGCGACCTCGCGGGCGACCGCCGCGCGCAGGTCGAGGGCCGCTTCCGCGAGGCGCAAGGCCATGCCGAGCAAGTCGCCGGCGAGGCCCGCGACGCCCTGCGCGACGCCGCCGATACCGCCATCGATTACGCCGAGGACGCCTACGAGCACGGCCGCCAGGCGGCCCGCCACGGCGCCCGGACGGTGACGCATTACGTGGAGGAGACCCCGCTTCTCGCCCTGCTGGTCGCGGGTGCGGTCGGCTACGGGCTCGCGCTGCTGGTGCACGGGCGGCGCTGAAGCCCCCGAGTCACCGCGGCAGCGGCAGCGGCAGCGGCGCGCGGGGCAGCGTGCCGTCGGCGAGCTGCAAGCAGGTGAGCAGGGCGACGCAGGAGGGCGTGCCGCCAATCGCGCTCTCCTGCCGGCAATTGCGCCGGTCCGCGGCCGGGAAGGCCGACCAGTGCCGCCGTAGGGTACGCCGCGCCGCGCGCTCGTCGGACAGGCAGCCGCGATAGCTCGCCGGGGACGCATCGGGCCCGGGCCGCCGTTCGATCGCGCAGGACCTCGCTAACGAGAATGCCGGAAGGCCGGCGCCCGGGGCGGCTTGGCCGTTACGGGCTTGATCAGTGCGCGTCCGGACAGGACCAGCCCGATCGCGACCGGGACCGAGAGCCGGGCGGGGCTCACGACGACCTCCTCATGATAACCTCCCCCCGCGAAGCGGCGGCCCGGGACGGAAGCCCCGGGCCGGCACGCCCTGCGCCTACTTCGTCGCCTTGCCGTCTGTCGCGCCCGCGGCGCCCTGCGGGGCGGGCTTGGCGGCGGCGTGCACGGCGGCCTTCTGCGGCAGGCCGACCGCATCGATCACGTCGAAGCGCATCCCGTCCTCGGCGGTCTTCAGCGCTGCGTTCGCCTCGTAGTACTTGCCCTGGCCGATCAGCGTGGCCGCCTGGTTCACGTCGGCGGTGGTCTTGTCGAGGGGCAGCACCGCCATCACGAAGTTCACGTCGACATGGGCGAGCTTCAGCTTCTCGATCGCACCCTTCTGGTCCCCCTTGGCGAGGCTCTTGTTCGCCTCGTTGACCGCCGAGGCCTTCTCCGGCGTCGCGACGAAATCCTCGCCGAGCGTCATCTGGGCATCGACTGGTACCCAGGCGACCTTGCCGGAAGCCGTCATGTCCTTCGACGTCATGTCCTTGGCGGCCGGCTGCGCCGCCGTCCTGTCCGCCGTGGCCATGTCCTTTGGCGTTGCCATGTCCTTTGGCGCCGCCATATCGGCCGGTGTCCTGAGGTCGGCTTCCGCCTTGGTGAACACGGCGTCGTCCGTTTTCGCCTTGGCGAGCGCGGCCTGCGCCTTGCCGATCAGGCTCTTCGCCTGGGCCGGATCGGCGTCGTAGATCGCGACGCGCGCCAGATGCATGTCGCGGAACGCCTGGGCGCCGTCCTTCGAGAGCTTGCCGACATCCTGGTCGACTGCTCTCTGCGCCGGTGTCTCCTGCATCGCGGCCGGTTTGGCCGCCTGCTCGGCCGCGTAGGCCGCACCGCCGAGGAAGGTGGTGACGACGAGAGCCGCGGCGATGGATTTCCGATAGGCCATGACGATGCCTCCTGTAGAAATCGACTTCGGCAGACTGTTCTGCTCAGGTCGATAGTGTCTCTACATTTCGATAATACATCGAAGAGGCTGGCGTTGCCTGTCTATTACATTAAAAGCCGGTAATCATCGTGGATCAAACGGCACAGTTTCGTTCGGGCATGCATCGACGGTGAGCCATGATCCGTTCCCAAACGAGACAGCGCCCGACCGCCGAGCGGTCGGGCGCGGCGGCCCGCATCGCGTGTGAGCTCTCGCTCCGGGCCGGTCGCGGCGCGACCCGCGCCGGGACCGGGGCCGGCGTGCTACTGCGCCGTCCAGCCCCCATCCACCGACAGGTTGGTGCCGGTGATCTGGCTGGCCGCGTCCGAGCACAGGAACGCCGCGATCGCCGCGACCTGGTCGACGGTGACGAATTCCTTGGTCGGCTGGGCCTTCAGCAGCACTTCCTCGATCACCTGCTCCTTGGTCAGGCCGCGGGCCTTCATGGTGTCGGGGATCTGCGCCTCGACGAGCGGGGTCCAGACGTAGCCCGGCGAGATGCAGTTGACGGTGACCTTGTGGGTGGCGAGCTCCAGGGCCGCGGTCTTGGTCAGGCCGGCGATGCCGTGCTTGGCCGCCACGTAGGCCGACTTGTAGGGTGAGGCGACGAGCGAGTGCGCCGAGGCCGTGTTGATGATCCGGCCCCAGCCCTTCTTCTTCATGCCGGGGATCGCCGCCCGCATGGCGTGGAAGGCCGAGGACAGGTTGATCGCGATGATCTGGTCCCACTTCTCGACCGGGAAGTCCTCGATCGCCGAGACGTACTGGATGCCCGCATTGTTGACCAGGATGTCGACCGCGCCGAACTCCGTCTCGGCGTCCGTCACCATGGCGGCGATCTCGTCGGCCTTCGACATGTCGGCGCCGGAATAGACGGCGCGGACGCCGAACTCGGACTCGATGCCGGCGCGTTCCTTCTCGATCGCCTCCGGCTTGCCGAAGCCGTTGATGACCACGTTGGCGCCGGCTTTGGCCAGGGTCCGGGCGATGGCGAGGCCGATCCCGCTCGTCGAGCCGGTGACGAGGGCGGTCTTGGATTGCAGCGTCATGGGGTTCGTCTCCTCGGGATAGGTTCAGGCCAAGTTCCTTGGGCCAAGTTCCTTGGGCCAAGTTCGTCAGGCCAAGTCCGTCACGCCAGGTAGTCGTGCAGCACGTGGCCGTACGGCAGGGTGAAGTCGACGATCTGGTGGCGGGCGCGCACGATCCGGCGCACCGGCAGGTCGGCGACGCGGCAATTGACGTGCGGGATCAGGTGCAGCCGGGCGTCGCCCTCCCAGGCGCCGTGGACCGTGATGTCCTTCAGGCGGTAGCCGACGAGCTGCGCCACCTTCACGCCGCCATCGACGTCGGGGATCAGCTTCAGGTTGACGTTGAGCTGGCCGATGCCCTCGCGGACCTTGTCGAGCTGGTCCTCCAGGCTGTGGTGCTTGTAGGTCATCGTGCCCATCGCCACCCGCTCCTCGTCGTAGTGCAGGGTGCCGGTGAGCGTGTCCTTCATCACCTTGAGGCGGGGCACGCCGTACTTCTTCGGAAAGCCCCAGATCTCGCGGCCGGCGGTGATCGGCGGCTCGTCGTCGAGATACATCTGGACCGAGTAGTTGCAGGGCTCGCCCTTGTAGCTCGCGACGATGGCGGAGCCGCTCTCCTCGTAATCGCCGAAGCCGGAGGAATCCGGCATCTTCATCCACTCGTAATAGGCGAGGTTGCCGGGCGCCGGCTCGAGCGGCTCGGGCAGCGCGGCGCGGAGCGCCTCGGGATCGGTCTCGTAGGTGATGATGAGGTATTCGCGCCGGATGAACCGGTAGGGCCCGTGCGGGTAGCTCGGACTGAAGGCCGGCATCGAGGGCGCCTTCAGGATCTCGTCGCGGGTCATGCGGCATTCCTTCTTCTGCAACATGAATCAGTCCCGCGCGTCGCGGGTGAGGTCGAACACGCTCACGCCCTCCTCGGGCCGGCAGCGCTCGATCCAGCGGCGGTGGCGCAGCGAGCGGCGCACGTCGTTGCGTCCCGCCTTCCAGTGCTCCAGCATCGTGGTGCGCGAGAACTCGTAGTCCTTGGCGTCGCTCTCGTAATTCTTGGCGCGGTAGATCAGCTGCAGGATCGTCACCGCGTTCTGGTGGCTGACCTCCGACAGGAAGGCGACGTCCGGATCCTGGCGCAGCTCGGGCGGCAGCTTGTCGAACAGGCGCCGGAAGGCGGTCTTCGCCTTGTGGATCTCGATCTGGTCGTCGGTGTTGAGCCGCGTGCGGCTGGAGAAGCGGATGTCCTTCTCGCGCTCGGCCGCCTCGGACAGGGTGCGGGGCACCGGGCCCCGGGCGCTGAACAGGTCGACCTGGAACACCGCGAGGTCGCGCAACCGCTCCTCGTCGAGCACGTATTGCAGCGGCGTGTTCGAGACGATGCCGCCGTCCCAGTATTGCTCGCCGTCGATCTCCACCGGCGGGAAGCCCGGCGGAAGCGCCCCCGAGGCCATGATGTGCTCAGGCGCGATCCGCTCGTGGCGGTTGTCGAAATAGATGAAGTTGCCGGTGCGGATATTGACCGCGCCGACGCTGAGCCGCGTCTCGCAAGCGTTGATCCGGTCGAAGTCGATCAGCTCCAGGAGAGTCTGCCGCAACGGGGCGGTGTCGTAGTAGCTGAGCGCCTGGGGGGCGCCGGCCGGGTAGAGAGTGGCCGGCGGCCAGCGCGGCGCGAAGAAGCCCGGCACCCCGACCGTCGCCCCGAAGGCGGCGCTCCAGGCGTTGAACGCCTCGCGCACCTGCTCGCCGGGCCACCACGGCGAGACGGTGATGGCGGAGGAGACTTTTTCCCAGAACGTCCGCAGCCGCTCGACCCGGCGCTCGGGCGGGTTGCCGGCGATGAGCGCGGCGTTGATCGCCCCGATCGAGATGCCGGCGACCCAGTCGGGCGAGAGCGCGGCCTCCTGCATCGCCTCGGCGACGCCGGCCTGGTAGGAGCCGAGCGCGCCGCCGCCCTGCAGCACCAGCACCCGGCACTCGTCGCCCGCTTCGCGGCCCTCCGCCTCGTCACGGTCGGCCTTGCGCCCCGCCTGATCCCGCTCGTCCATGTGGCCTCCGCTGGCCGCCGCGCGAATCTCGGCGGTTAGATGATGCTGCACTGCCGCGAGACAAGCCTGGCGCCGGCCTGCGTCATGCGTTGGCTGCGCGGGCCGGCCCCTTGTCCGGCCCCTTGTGTCGACACGGGCCGGCCATGCGGCCGGCCCTCCGGGTTGACACGGGCCGGCCCCTCCGCCAAGCCTCCGCGCCGCCCGGCCCCGGGAGGGCCGCCCGTGCCCGCAGGATTTCTCAAGGCCCCGGCTCCCCGCCAAAGCCCCCCGCCACGCCGGCCCGACACAGCACAGGTTCCGATGCGCTCCTACCTCGACTTCGAAAAGCCCGTCGCCGAGCTCGAGGCGAAGCTCGAGGAGCTGAAGGCCCTCGGCGACCGCGACGGCGCGGTGGCGATCAGCGAGGACGTGGCGCGGTTGGAGGCCAAGGCGGCGGCGGCGCTCGCCGAACTCTATGCCGGCCTCACCCCGTGGCAGAAGACCCAGGTGGCCCGCCATCCCCAGCGGCCGCACTTCGTCGATTACTGCGCCGGGCTGATCGAGGAGTTCCAGCCGCTCGCCGGCGACCGCGCCTTCGGCGAGGACGAGGCGGTGGTCGGCGGCTTCGGGCGCTTCCGCGGCCGGCCGGTCTGCGTCATCGGCCAGGAGAAGGGCGCCAACACCGAGGCCCGCATCCGGCACAATTTCGGCATGGCCAAGCCCGAGGGCTATCGCAAGGCGGTGCGCCTGATGGGGCTCGCCGGCCGCTTCGGCCTGCCGGTGCTCACCTTCGTCGACACGGCCGGCGCCTATCCGGGCATCGAGGCGGAGGAGCGCGGCCAGGCCGAGGCCATCGCCCGCTCGACGGAGGCCTGCCTCGGCCTGCCGACCCCCAACGTCACGGTGGTGATCGGGGAAGGCGGCTCGGGCGGCGCCATCGCGCTCGCCACCGCCAACACGGTCCTGATGCTGGAGCACGCGATCTACAGCGTGATCTCGCCGGAGGGCGCCGCCTCGATCCTGTGGCGCGATGCCGGCCGGGCCCAGGACGCCGCCACGGCGATGAAGATCACCGCCCAGGACCTCCTGCGCCTCGGCGTGATCGACGGCATCGTCCCCGAGCCCACCGGCGGCGCCCATCGCGACGGGCAGGCGGCGATCCGCGCCACCGGCGAGGCGATCGCGAGCGCCCTGGAGCCGCTGTCGGGCCTCGACGCCGAGTCCCTCCGCGACCGGCGGGCGCAGAAATTCCTCGAGATCGGTCGCGCCCTGTGACGGGGGGAGGCGCGCGGGCAGGCTTGTCCGCGCATCTCAGGCAGTACTGGACCCGCCTCGGCCGATCGCGCGAGCCCGGACGGGACAATCACGTCTCCCTCGGCGGCCACTGCCATATGGCCCAGATCCTCAAGGAGACGGGCCTGCGGACGTGGTCGGGCCCGTTCGACTGGATCTTCTCGAGCCCCGGCATGGTGCGGGACTGCCTCGAGACCGATTTCGCCCGGCTCCTCGACCCGGACGAGTACCAGCCCGTCCCGCCCGCCGAGCGCCTCGGCCCGACCATCACGCGCTGCCGGCATCGCTACTACCGCGACGTCCATGCGGTTCCGTGCGTCTTCAACCACCACGATCCCGCGACCTCGGCGGACGATTACCGGTTCCTGCAGGAGGGCGTGCGGCGCCTGCGCACCGTCCTCGCCGACCCGGCCGCCAGAAACCGCCACTACCTGCTCACCACGGTCCCGACGACGACCGAGGATCTCCTGGCGATCAGCGATCACCTGTCGCGATTGCCCTCCTGCAACCGCCTGGTGGTGCTGCGGGTGACGGCGGGAGCCGACCAGCCGCGGACGGACCGGGCCGATCTCGGCCGGCCGGACCTCGTCATCCACGACATTCACACCCGGTCGCCGTCGCTCGGCCTTCGTTTCGCCGAACAAGGCGACGATGTCTTCGTCGCCGACCTCGTCAGGACCGCGGGACTCATCGACCTGTAAGCGTTCGTTTTGGACCGGCCCGCGTGACCTTGACCGTTCTTGCGGTAAGAGGCGGGTAAGTTTAACGAAGCTATGGGGTTGGGGAGACCGGTCCGCGGCGTCAGTGTGCCGGCGGTCCGATGGCGAGAAGGTGGGGATCCCATGGTGCGTCTGGCGATGCGTCCGATGCTGGCGGCGAGCGGGCTCGTCGTCGCCTTGTCCCTCGGGGCGTGCCAGGATGCCGGCTTCTCCGCCGCCGGCTCGGCCCGGGCCCGCGAGCCGATCCCGCAAAAGACCGTCGCCCTGATGGCGTCGAAGGCCATGTCGCCCCGCGACCCGATCCTGATCCGCGCCTTCAAGAAGGAATCGGAGATGGAGGTGTGGAAGCGCGGGGCCGACGGTCAGTACGCGCTGCTCAAGACCTTCCCGATCTGCCGCTGGTCGGGCCAGCTCGGGCCGAAGGTGCGCGAGGGCGACCGGCAGGCACCCGAGGGATTCTATCCCATCTCGGTGGGCCAGATGAACCCGAACTCGTCCTACTACCTCTCCTTCGACACCGGCTACCCCAACGCCTTCGACCGGGCCAACGGCCGCACCGGCAGCTACCTGATGGTGCACGGCACCTGCTCCTCGGCCGGCTGCTTCGCCATGACCGACGAGGCGATCGCCGAGATCTACGCCATCGCCCGCGAGGCCTTCGCCGGCGGGCAGCGGGCGTTCCAGTTCCAGTCCTATCCGTTCCGGATGACGGCGCAGAACCTCGCCAAGTTCCGCAACGACCCCAACATCGGCTTCTGGCGGAACCTCAAGGAAGGCTCGGATTATTTCGAGGCCCTGCACGAGGAGCCGCGGGTCGGCGTCTGCGGCAACCGCTACGTGTTCGGCGGCTCGGACGCTGCGGCGGGCGCCTGCAACCCGAAGGTCGATCCCCTCGTCGTCGCCAAGCGCGAGAAGGACGAGGTCGAGGTGGCCGAACTCGTCGCCAAGGGCACCGCGGCGACCCGCCTGGTCTACCAGGATGGCGGCCAGCACCCGTTCTTCCGCGAGAGCGCGCCGAGCACCCAGCTCTTCGCCGAGCAGGCGCAGCCGCGGCCGAACCTGGGCACCGTCAGCCGGCCCGAGGCCCTGGCCGCGGCGCCGGAGGAGATCACCATCGAGCCGAAGGTGAAGCCGACCCTGCTCGCCAAGATCGATCCCAAGCACGACAAGGCCAAGCACGGGGCGAAGCCCACCGCCCTCGCCTTCGCGGCCCCGGCGACGAACCCGGCCCCGATCCCGACCCGCGAGGCGGCCGCGGCCGCCCCGGCGGCGCCGATCACGGTGGCGAGCGCCGACGGCGACACCTCCTCCTACCGCAAGCTCCTCGGCAACCTGTTCGGCGGCGCTCCGGCGGCGCCCCCGGTCGCGCCCGCCGCCCTGCCGGCGGCCGACACCGCTCCGGTCGCGGCGATCTCCCCGGCCGCGCCCCTGCCGAAGAAGGTCACCGCCCGGCTCCACCCGACCGCCCACGCGACCGCGACGGCCAAGGTCGACGGGCTCAACCCGGCGACCGCCAAGAAGGCCGAGGCCAAGCCGGCCGACGCCAAGCCTGCGGAGGCCAAGCCGGCCGAGAAGGCGCCGGAAACCGGCAAGCGTACCGAAGGCCAGGCCCGCAACCGCGTCGCGACCTCCCAGCCGGCGAACTGACGCGCCCGCCCACCGCTTCCGACGTGTCGGGAACACGCCGCATCGTCCCGGGGCCGCGAGAGCGGCCCGGGACACCATCGCCGACGGATCAGACCTTCGTCACGACGAACCCGGCGCGCGGGAAGTGCAGGTGCAGCGCCCCGGCCTGCGGATCGTCGCGGCGGATGACGATCCCGCCTGCATCCACGGCGACGAGGCGGCCCTCGACCGGCACGCGGGCGAAATCGTCCGGCGTCACCGTCACGGCGTCGCCGGGAGCCGCCGCGACGAGGTCCGGCACCGTGTTGACGGCCTCGACCGGCGCCGGCTCGGCGTTCCGCGCGGCCTCAAGGGCCGCCTCGGCGCTCATTCCTTGCGGCCG
Protein-coding regions in this window:
- a CDS encoding acetyl-CoA carboxylase carboxyltransferase subunit alpha, with amino-acid sequence MRSYLDFEKPVAELEAKLEELKALGDRDGAVAISEDVARLEAKAAAALAELYAGLTPWQKTQVARHPQRPHFVDYCAGLIEEFQPLAGDRAFGEDEAVVGGFGRFRGRPVCVIGQEKGANTEARIRHNFGMAKPEGYRKAVRLMGLAGRFGLPVLTFVDTAGAYPGIEAEERGQAEAIARSTEACLGLPTPNVTVVIGEGGSGGAIALATANTVLMLEHAIYSVISPEGAASILWRDAGRAQDAATAMKITAQDLLRLGVIDGIVPEPTGGAHRDGQAAIRATGEAIASALEPLSGLDAESLRDRRAQKFLEIGRAL
- a CDS encoding DUF1796 family putative cysteine peptidase: MSAHLRQYWTRLGRSREPGRDNHVSLGGHCHMAQILKETGLRTWSGPFDWIFSSPGMVRDCLETDFARLLDPDEYQPVPPAERLGPTITRCRHRYYRDVHAVPCVFNHHDPATSADDYRFLQEGVRRLRTVLADPAARNRHYLLTTVPTTTEDLLAISDHLSRLPSCNRLVVLRVTAGADQPRTDRADLGRPDLVIHDIHTRSPSLGLRFAEQGDDVFVADLVRTAGLIDL
- a CDS encoding L,D-transpeptidase family protein is translated as MAMRPMLAASGLVVALSLGACQDAGFSAAGSARAREPIPQKTVALMASKAMSPRDPILIRAFKKESEMEVWKRGADGQYALLKTFPICRWSGQLGPKVREGDRQAPEGFYPISVGQMNPNSSYYLSFDTGYPNAFDRANGRTGSYLMVHGTCSSAGCFAMTDEAIAEIYAIAREAFAGGQRAFQFQSYPFRMTAQNLAKFRNDPNIGFWRNLKEGSDYFEALHEEPRVGVCGNRYVFGGSDAAAGACNPKVDPLVVAKREKDEVEVAELVAKGTAATRLVYQDGGQHPFFRESAPSTQLFAEQAQPRPNLGTVSRPEALAAAPEEITIEPKVKPTLLAKIDPKHDKAKHGAKPTALAFAAPATNPAPIPTREAAAAAPAAPITVASADGDTSSYRKLLGNLFGGAPAAPPVAPAALPAADTAPVAAISPAAPLPKKVTARLHPTAHATATAKVDGLNPATAKKAEAKPADAKPAEAKPAEKAPETGKRTEGQARNRVATSQPAN